Genomic segment of Citrus sinensis cultivar Valencia sweet orange chromosome 7, DVS_A1.0, whole genome shotgun sequence:
CTGGCTGCCTCTGACCTTTCCAGCAGCCTTACTCTATGTTTTAAGCGCTTAAAGCTTCATGCAGCCAGAAcgaaacttttgaaattgcaATTGATAACCTTGAAGTTGTGCCTTTGATGTCATTGTTCTTAGGTATTTTTACAGATTTTATTTCTGCCTTTTGTAGGTGGTTTCATTTTTGGAAGATGTAGGATTTGATAGGGAGAACGTGGGAAGGATTCTTGGTCGCTGCCCGGAACTTTTTGCCAGCAACATTGAGAGAACATTGATGAAGAAGATCGATTTTCTCATTGGTATTGGAATTTCTAAGGATCACCTTCCTCGAACTATCAAGAAATATCCTGAGCTTCTTGTTTCAGATGTCGACAGAACCTTACTTCCAAGGTAATGCTTTCGTTCTATAATATATTGACTTGGATGgttcaattaatttgaatttaagttttaatgaaaagaagaaaaggggGAGATTATGAAAAtggtcaaaattaaaatagaacattaaaaatttcaattctgGAAACACGGGATTCTCTTAGTTTCACTGTGGACAAAGTTGCAGAAAGtctttgcttttctttttctgatatctaaggaaaaaaaaaaaaaaagaaagaaaaagctaTTTTGGCTTATCTATCTTCAAAACTACCAGTGCTTGAAATGAAGTATTAATAAAGGGCTAGGGTTTGTTCTAGgaacaaatattttaacattaagaTGGCTGACTTGAATAATCTTCATTTAGATAAATGTCAAAAAAACTGACTCTTTCTGTTAAATGTCTTGATAAGTGTTGTTAGAAAAACATAAACATCTTAACGACTTGATAAAGTTGTTCACGTATCAGATGTATACATGAGTAATTATTCAACACTCGGTACCTTTTGTGGCTAAACCTAGATTTATTGTAAACAGGATAAAATACTTGATGGAGATGGGGCTATCAAAGAGGGATATTGCATTCATGGTTCGAAGGTTCTCTCCTTTACTGGGGTACAGCATCGATGAGGTATTTAGACCAAAGTTAGCGTTCCTCTTAAACACCATGGAAAAGTCGCTGCAGGACGTGGTGGCTTATCCAAGGTATTTTAGCTATTCAttggaaaaaaagataaagccCAGATTTTGGGTGCTAAAAGGAAGGAATATTGAATGTAGCTTAGAAGAAATGCTGGGTAAAAATGATGATGAGTTTGCCACTGAGTTTTTGCTTGCCCCTTCAGCCCATTCTCATCAATAGTTCAAACTTGCTTGTACTATAATAGCTGGTAATATGTAAATATTTCACCGATACCGACAATCTGTAAATAGCATGTAGAATACTTGAGGAAGTGGAAATGAATACTTGAAGGAATCAGTGATGGCTTCCCCAACATTAGAGCTTAGTTAGAAATTCAGATGGTAATGTAATGGTGGCCTCAATAAACAGAATCTCTCTTCAGTGATCCGGAATTTGTTGAGGCCATGGCCGTTCCAGAAGGGATTAATCTCGGTTTTGATCTAGTTCTGTCTTTGCTGATTACTGAATCAATTCGTGTTGGAAATTTTGATTGTTGGCAAAGTTACCAGCAGATGTGAGATTGATTTGGTCATAGCTGATGTTGGAGAGCTTATTAAAGAATGTAAGAACTAGACCTTTCAATTTATTCGTGTTGGAGTCTACTGGAATTTCTTGGGCGGGGAGTCTGGTGGAAGTATTTTATCTGAAGAGAATTTTGGGCATTCTCTCTATCTGAATTTTTCTAAGCCTTTAATAATGTCATGCAATGTGTCTTTTGGTAGAGAAAAATTTATCTGAGTTGGGTATCGTATCTCTATACGAACGTATTATTTTGACAAGCTTGGTGGTGGGACTTGTATTTTGGGGTTcgtaaatcttttattttaaaagtaataggTCTTGTAGCATTAAAGTGGTTGGTCCTAccataaaacaacaaaacccGATAAAAATAGTAATCTTTAATTAGTCGAACATACAATTTCAGCATGCTAAGGTCGCgaattatttcttctttaaatgacggtatatttcttcttttaatgaCGGTATatgattaagatttaattatttttatttttaaatttattaactacaCCAATCACCTAcgtgaaataataataataataataacacgGTACAATCCTAGTAAGACACACAAACACTAATTAAATTTGGCAACTGCTAATCCATCGGCAGAGCCATGACCAATGTAGACAATTTGAAATCAATCTGCGGCATTTAATGgacatattaataattaagtccaagttaattaaataaatcttaattagaTATGTTCTCTTTCGATTAACAATGCAAATTCTTAAGCATTCCATGCATCCAATTCaatgaaaacataaaattaaaaagaacatTAAACATTATGCAGCcagatatatataaattagtcAAATAAGAAGTGAACTATCAACAGTACTATTATTACTCTGtcaaaaaaaaacatgatatTATTAATGTAAAGATAATTATTCAACTAATGTGTGAAAAGAAGATGTGggaatttaattgaataagaAGATAAACACTTCATTAAACATGGTATCATCCTCAACTCTAGTACAAGAAAATTAGAGAGACATAATTACCTTAACTCTAGTACCCGAAAAATAGAaagacataattaaatttagagtaatagaacaaaaaaaaaagccattGAAAGCTTtctcactaaattttttttaatcatgtatAACTTTAGACCCTAACCCAAATAAATTGGGAGCCCAAGTTGATGGGCtttcattttcactttttttcataaataataaccGTCTCTATGCATCTGTTCGTTTCTCTGTAGAATGTGCATTTCTAACTCAAGACTTCAGAAACTCTTTTCCCTTCGCTTCTAAGATCAAGTTTTTggttagtaaataaattaaatacatttctTACTCTTTTTCCCTatctattttcataaatttagtTATGGGTTCtccttcattttatttatggtGCTCATAATTATATGCCATTTTGCCTTTTCAATCCTTTGTTGGTTGCCCTTTTAGTATATTACATGCAATTTCAATGGCtatgattttcttaaattattattactgctgttgttatatatttatttatttatgttgttgttgttgtgtaGCTTCAGATGGTCTAATTGAAATTACGAATGTGGATTAGTGTCAAAATGGGAAGTGTTTGTGAAGTAGTATAATAGCAATAATATAGCAATAGCAATGGGGACTGTGATTAGTAAAGCTGCTAATGGTATAGGCAGTGTTCTTGGCACTGCTTTCGTGGCTCCATTTAAGAGCATCTTCAATGGATCTTGTGAGTAAGTAATTCTAATTCGTCATCTCTCATAACGCTTctctttatttgtataaatctttacaacattaattatgtatgtaaTTGCTTTAGTTGCTTAATTATACCATAATAATGAAAGGGAGTATCTTGCAAGTTACAATCTATTTGATTATCGCCAATGTAATGATCTATATGTGTTCATTTGAAAGAGGTCGTATCAATTGCTTTATGCATACATGCGCGCGCATTTATTGAATGGTGGTTTGATTCGATTTGCTTGGCTATGTAGGGATGTTTGTCCAGAACCATGGGACATAATTTGTTTCATCGAGCACTTATGTGTCACCAATCTGGTGAAACTGCTAATGATTTTGGGGCTGTGCTACATAAGTAATCTCAGCTCTCATACTTAACAATTCATTTTCccatttaagtttaatttcttttcgaattcttctattttcattttgactGTTGATTGAATGAACAAATTgatgaaataaacaaaaataagacaaaTTAATAGTTCAGAAAATGTTTTGGTTTCATAAAGAATGTAACAGAACTCTCTCCCGAATTTGTATATTTCGGAATGGCATCGTTGAGCACAAATCATGATAATGCTGTTTGTTTCAATCTTTGCTTATAAATGATCTTAAGCTAAATAtggtaaatttttgtttctttttgttatatttaccAGTTATATTTAAGTACAGCGAGAATTAACTGCTAggtttttgtcatttattatatcatttttcatattttcagttTTGTTGTTCTGCTACCTATTGTTCAAAGTGGGAATCTGCCAATGCATTGTAAGAAGCCTTTGTAAGATGTGCTGGGCTGCTTGTGAAACATACTGGTATGCTTTGGAAGACATCACATGTTTCTTGTGGCACAAGCTATTGAACACCAAACGTAGAGACAGGCGCCGACGCATTAGAGATGCTGAATGGGGGTATAGTTCAAGCAGTGATGGAAATGATTTTTCAGGTTATCATCGCCATTTAAGTTCGAGAAGAAAACGATACATGGAGAGAAACGACTGGTATGGGCATGACAGTCATTGCGGCAGCCGGCACCATCACGTAAAGCTCAAGACTAGAgatggcaattgtacccgcaaacccgcaaacccgcccaaacccacccgccaaaACCCGTCCGTTGCGGATAATTTTACCCATTGcgggcgggtttagtattataaattaaaacccgcacatggatgcgggtgggtttggtattaaccttatatccggtggatacccgcatggatatccaccaaacccgcaatatttttttcaaatatttttagtttaattttaatctaaaaatatataaagaaaataatgtcattaattaaattaccaaatagccaaaggctcaaaattgtgtatgtgtgtatgtggccTATatcctattctaaagtcataatctaaagaaaactaaaggcattttccttcgaattagtatttgaaaatattaatcttaattattattataggcattgtgttggatgggtgcttatggtggtgaatgaaatgaatatcttctcttggagcttgttttaaatgataatatgaaatgtaattattatttttagatactagtttgtgttttttaaatggatttgtgtaatttatacttaaatttgagaatttgtgttgaattgatgtggaaattttaatttttcatttacattatttaaatataaaattgagtatgttatatggaatttgaggttattattataaatttatatattaaaaatttgtgattttaaatacggaaacccgcaaaaaatccgccggataccattgcgggtttggtaattgttaaaacccgctgcgggtgggtttttgtaaaaaaattaaaacccgctgcgggttgcgggtgggtttggtaatttaaattttgtgcgggtttggATTTGAtaatggcaaacccgctgcgggcggtgcccattgccatccctactcaAGACAAGACAAGTGTCATTTCATTTAAGAGGAGGAGGGTCAAGAAGACTAAGGAATTCAAGGCGGCTTCATTCAATGAAAGTGAGAAATCCTCGAAGAATTTCGAAAAGGCAGCGGCTAAAATGAACAGAATGTAAGGGATCTCTTGAATCTCTTCGTAGACAATATATAGGATGTATATGGTTTAATTGGAGTGTATGAGTGCCAAAATTCAACACTTGTCTGCACGTTTGCATGCATCTAAAATGTTAGTATTGAACATATTGGCAGAAATGTGAAGCCCTATTGAAGTTATTCAAACTGTTAAGTGCCACACACCGCACCACGTTTTACCTGTGCAGcaaacattattaatttgtataacGGAGATAGCTGATATTGATCTTGGATTACAGATCCATATGGACATATGTAGCTTATATTGATCTCAGATTAGAGATCAATACGGATATAGCGTATATTGGTCTTGGATTAGAGatcagtaataaaaaaaaaaaaatctgaaaataatCAACGATCAAACTCAGACACACGTGATTACTAACTAAATCTCATACTACAAATTCAGATACGGACAAAAACATTTATTCGATCTAAGGcataaaatcaaacatataaaaaaagatggaTGAGATTGagatttagaataaaatttcttgTCAATTTTGGTGTTTCTTAGGATATAAATAGAGGCCAAAAGTATCGAGAAAAGATCTTTTGGCTATTTTTCTGAAAGTCGAGAGAAATCCATAATCCAAATCAAGAAATTCTCTAAACACAAGCATTAACAAAAACATCAGAGCATCTTTTGCAAGCACATGCTCGAATCCAATTTGTGGAGACTCTCAAGGACAACAAATCAACATTGAAGCTTGTAGAGTAAACAAGTATAAGTTACTATTTACTATTTCTTTAGTCGTTTTTGTCTAGATAATTGAAGGGGTTTTGAACCTTTGCAAGTCATAAATGAACTTTTATATTCAAACTAGGgtagttaattaaataaacatatttaaaaaccACTCTGCAATATATCTTAAATGGTAAAATATTATCtatacaaaacaaaagaaatatgaaatataaaaattccAGCTattttaagaccaagttcttttcATGTGAAAGAGGCAATATATGGAGAAGCATTTTGACCAATTTAGATAGAAATGTGAAATTAGTGCATCCTTGCTTCACGATTCTACCTTGCTAATGTAGTGCTTTCGATATACCGCATCAATAACACAGAAACAATAACTCTTagttattttagaattttttttataattgtaattaaacttttatttatttatcttgttttaAGTTATAGTGCTTTATCCTGAAGCAATAACCAATTAATTGAATTGCTTTCTGTCAATGAATactaaaagtttaaaaaaaaatttaaaaaaaaaagaaagaaagaaagagatgcAAATTGCTGTTGAtaattgagtttaatttgggaaacataaaataatttagcatAACTTATTGTAaatgaatgaatttattaagttgatcaaaaagagaaaaagattatCCTATGGAAGAAGATAAAACCAGTTATGTAATATCTGGAATGGTGGTGCACGAGGGTACATTCTCTTACTATTTAATCactttactattattaatcaATCTGATTGAGAAATGTTTAATGAGCTAGGAATTAATGAATGACTTATGAGTTATGACTatctcttttaaaatttctctttttttttattgagtaTTTCGATTTTTTGCTCACTCATTTGAGCGGAGttcaactttaaaattttatatttccacTAAAGAAATTTTACCAATTTAACTAATTAGTACTCAAtctcccttttatttttagctTGCAACCACTAATTGGCTTATTTAGCAAGTTCTCTCATAATTGTACAAAATGttccaattttttcaaattttggacgGGTTTTAAATAAATGGACAGCAACACTCGTGTTGACCGTGATTTGACAAAATGGtgataacttatttttaaaaaaaaaattgcgaGGAATAACCATTtgagacaaaaataaaaaaccccataatttatttctttcttttttttttctaatagaaATGTTCCGGAAAATCCTGAATTttgacccaaaaaaatattatatatcccAAAAGAGTTTGTGCAATCGTTTTACCAAATTACACTCCCGGTCGTTTTTCCCTCAGTTCGGTAAAAGATTGGATTATATAAACATATATgtaaaagattattattatgagactacacaattaaatataaaaaattttaattaacaatttcttaattttctccatGATGAGGCCAATGGTTTGAGTATTCCAGTGGGTGTGGGAGCTTGgtaacttttaattattttctttgattttagtTGTAATTCAACTTTCATACATTCAAATAGATCTCAACGGACACTAAATTAAGCTTCAAAATTCCAAAAGACCTATTAGaccaatattatttttattactcaCTTAATAAACGAAAAATAAGATGGCATAAAAGAAGTTATATAATTAAGAGTCTtgttaatttacaattaatataactTACAATTCTTGTAATAAGACAGTAGAGTCCACTAtcatatcataaatttttatatattttattataaccGTAAGTTGCAACTTAATAAAATCCCACAATTAAATATCACAATTTCTACCGTACAATATTATGCCATGGTTTTGTGCGGGGgctttgatcttttttttttttttttcacaagacaaaattagcaaaaacaaaaggttTCCAAAGCCGACACACAAAACCATGGCATAATATTAGTGGCAGTAAGTGGTCTCAAAATCAGGCGTTCTAGCCAGTTTCGTTTGGTGGGCATATATGGCTACAAGACAAAGGCTTTTTGCCTGTCagtttcttcatcatcatcatcgtcagtattattattattattttctctaaaatcCCAATTGAAATCTAATACAAATAAGtaaccaattaattaattaattaatgctcTCTAAAACCCCCCAATGGAAATCACtctatatatatgcatatgcTTCCAATTCTGCTCTTACACTCTTACTCACTAATTTTGCTTCCActatttatcaaaaacaatgaatcatttcattctcattgcttcacttcttctccttttcttgttaaataattttattgttgaagCTCGACAA
This window contains:
- the LOC102610760 gene encoding uncharacterized protein LOC102610760 isoform X3; amino-acid sequence: MGTVISKAANGIGSVLGTAFVAPFKSIFNGSCEDVCPEPWDIICFIEHLCVTNLVKLLMILGLCYIILLFCYLLFKVGICQCIVRSLCKMCWAACETYWYALEDITCFLWHKLLNTKRRDRRRRIRDAEWGYSSSSDGNDFSGYHRHLSSRRKRYTERNDWYGHDSHCGSRHHHVKLKTRQASFHLRGGSRRLRNSRRLHSMKVRNPRRISKRQRLK